From Leifsonia sp. fls2-241-R2A-40a, one genomic window encodes:
- a CDS encoding acyl-CoA thioesterase/BAAT N-terminal domain-containing protein, with translation MRRRRGEDGRQGMPRAASRARLGRTLASALAVVLLATAALTGCGTAVGDGGPRFVTPPLVRYSAVLWPAPLQLVGVEPGAHLRLRSLLSTAHGTWTSAAMYTVPASGTLDLARARPQLAPFAEADSAGLFWSLRGPQLSEPTAARQWMFDAIHLTLTASDGERVVASRRFDLSGLAASLSVRTIYTRDLRPAIDPRLPHQTHEDVPLGTFYSAASLERPQVPAVLMFDDPSPGASADYAGPLIAAFGASVLRIPVAPAADGIRSTGIISDTTVQAVFDWLAQRPDIQHDRVFVYGTGVAEQLALWAATRFPSFVHGLFVAGGSPALLCLPAARVAPAFENASGLPCLSDAGTVVPSFIPPIDGVAGPVVLACGLRDEVLRDACAWQRALAATRGPRTGDATIYAAGATHAVSVPPGLPLALPAVGGQPTEQARIDFWNAVGRAILRAVLE, from the coding sequence ATGCGGCGACGGCGCGGCGAGGACGGACGGCAGGGGATGCCGCGAGCTGCCTCGCGCGCGCGCCTCGGCCGCACCCTCGCCTCCGCCCTCGCGGTGGTGCTGCTGGCGACCGCGGCGCTGACCGGCTGCGGCACCGCTGTGGGCGACGGCGGTCCGCGATTCGTGACGCCGCCGCTGGTGCGCTACAGCGCGGTGCTGTGGCCGGCGCCCCTGCAACTGGTCGGGGTCGAGCCGGGCGCCCACCTGCGACTGCGCTCCCTCCTCTCGACAGCGCACGGCACCTGGACGTCGGCCGCGATGTACACCGTGCCCGCCTCCGGCACCCTCGACCTCGCCCGCGCGCGTCCCCAGTTGGCGCCGTTCGCCGAGGCGGACTCGGCTGGACTGTTCTGGTCGTTGCGCGGGCCCCAGCTCTCGGAGCCGACGGCGGCCCGGCAGTGGATGTTCGACGCGATCCACCTCACGCTGACCGCGTCGGACGGCGAGCGCGTGGTCGCCTCCCGTCGCTTCGACCTCTCCGGGCTCGCCGCGTCGCTGTCCGTGCGCACCATCTACACGCGCGACCTGCGGCCGGCCATCGACCCGCGGCTGCCCCACCAGACCCACGAGGATGTGCCGCTCGGCACGTTCTACAGCGCCGCGAGCCTCGAGCGCCCGCAGGTGCCCGCCGTGCTCATGTTCGACGACCCCTCTCCCGGCGCGTCGGCGGACTACGCGGGGCCCCTGATCGCCGCCTTCGGGGCGTCGGTCCTGCGCATCCCCGTCGCCCCGGCCGCCGACGGCATCCGCTCCACCGGCATCATCTCGGACACCACGGTGCAGGCCGTGTTCGACTGGCTGGCGCAGCGCCCGGACATCCAGCACGACCGCGTCTTCGTCTACGGCACCGGTGTCGCGGAGCAGCTGGCGCTCTGGGCGGCCACCCGCTTCCCGTCGTTCGTCCACGGGCTGTTCGTGGCGGGGGGCAGCCCTGCGCTGCTCTGCCTGCCCGCGGCCCGCGTCGCTCCCGCGTTCGAGAACGCGTCGGGCCTGCCGTGCCTGTCGGACGCGGGGACCGTGGTGCCGTCGTTCATCCCTCCCATCGACGGTGTCGCCGGCCCGGTGGTCCTGGCGTGCGGACTCCGGGACGAGGTGCTCCGGGATGCGTGCGCCTGGCAGCGGGCGCTCGCCGCGACCCGCGGTCCGCGGACGGGGGATGCGACGATCTACGCGGCCGGAGCCACCCATGCGGTGTCCGTCCCTCCCGGGCTGCCGCTCGCGCTTCCGGCCGTCGGCGGACAGCCCACCGAGCAGGCGCGCATCGACTTCTGGAACGCGGTCGGCCGCGCCATCCTGAGGGCGGTGCTCGAGTGA
- a CDS encoding acetate kinase: MSAVLVVNSGSSSFKYQLIDSETGESLASGLVERIGEPNGRTSHRGPGGTSERTLEIPDHTAGFRAMLDAFAAEGPSLDENPLDAVGHRVVHGGKRFFEPTIITPLVEINIEDLSDLAPLHNPANLEGIRAAQKAFPEVPHVAVFDTAFHQTLAPEAYTYAIDAGLAERHRVRRYGFHGTSHKYVSETAADFLERPLGDLRQIVLHLGNGASACAVDGGRSVDTSMGLTPLEGLVMGTRSGDLDPAVLIHLARRAHLSTAELDELLNRRSGLLGLSGRGDMRDVRKAAGAGDDSARLALDVTVHRLKHYIGAYTALLGGLDVLTFTAGVGENDAALRAEVLTGLEVLGIRLDPERNASGSREARVISADDSAVTVLVVPTNEELEIARQSLQAVGATVRAGATAGTTGG; this comes from the coding sequence ATGAGCGCCGTCCTGGTCGTCAACAGCGGCTCGTCGTCGTTCAAGTACCAGCTGATCGACAGCGAGACCGGCGAGTCGCTCGCCTCGGGGCTCGTGGAGCGGATCGGCGAGCCGAACGGCCGCACCTCGCATCGCGGTCCCGGCGGCACCTCCGAGCGCACGCTCGAGATCCCCGATCACACGGCCGGGTTCCGGGCCATGCTCGACGCCTTCGCCGCGGAGGGGCCGAGCCTCGACGAGAACCCGCTGGATGCGGTCGGCCACCGGGTGGTCCACGGCGGCAAGCGCTTCTTCGAGCCGACGATCATCACGCCGCTGGTCGAGATCAACATCGAGGACCTCTCCGACCTGGCTCCGCTGCACAACCCGGCGAACCTCGAGGGCATCCGCGCGGCGCAGAAGGCCTTCCCCGAGGTGCCGCACGTCGCGGTCTTCGACACCGCCTTCCATCAGACGCTCGCGCCGGAGGCGTACACCTACGCCATCGATGCGGGCCTGGCCGAACGCCATCGCGTCCGCCGCTATGGCTTCCACGGGACCTCGCACAAGTACGTGTCGGAGACGGCGGCCGACTTCCTCGAGCGGCCGCTGGGCGACCTGCGGCAGATCGTGCTGCACCTCGGCAATGGAGCGTCGGCGTGCGCCGTCGACGGCGGCCGCTCCGTCGACACCTCCATGGGCTTGACGCCGCTCGAGGGACTGGTGATGGGCACGCGCTCGGGCGACCTCGACCCGGCTGTGCTCATCCACCTGGCCCGTCGCGCGCACCTCTCCACCGCTGAGCTCGACGAGCTGCTCAACCGGCGGAGCGGGCTGCTGGGCCTCTCCGGACGCGGCGACATGCGGGATGTCCGGAAGGCGGCGGGCGCTGGCGACGACTCCGCGCGACTGGCGCTGGATGTGACCGTCCACCGCCTGAAGCACTACATCGGCGCGTACACCGCGCTGCTCGGCGGACTGGACGTCCTCACCTTCACGGCCGGGGTCGGCGAGAACGACGCCGCGCTCCGGGCGGAGGTGCTGACGGGTCTCGAGGTGCTCGGCATCCGGCTCGACCCGGAGCGCAACGCGAGCGGCTCGCGGGAGGCGCGGGTCATCTCCGCTGACGACTCCGCGGTCACGGTGCTCGTCGTCCCGACCAACGAGGAGCTGGAGATCGCCCGGCAGTCGCTTCAGGCGGTCGGTGCGACCGTGCGGGCGGGAGCGACCGCCGGCACGACCGGAGGCTGA
- a CDS encoding acyl-CoA thioesterase/BAAT N-terminal domain-containing protein: MTRGSRQRRRALGLTVVGAIIALLLSACAGAAGGGARFVFSRFADRTTEPVAIQVAGLQPAETVVLTARVTTPAGAWSSRAVYDVPANGRIRLWAQEPLAAPYPSPDGAGLLWSLKGPSLSQQQLEAQWAFGAFDVRFSAEQEGRQVASAQLHRAPLAAGTTDRDVLGSDVQATGDPEASGFAPTARVGRLVDSVPTPVDLRPGVILIDGDDGGASGAFAARMIASAGFPVLVLPAFVPAGQIPGSAALSVETFDSALSWFSSLPIVDEDRIFVYGTGRASSLALWFAANDPDRIHGAFAATGATALQCTSAAGSPLLIQHGRPLPCANPERTIAGTDILPLQRISGPLVLACGTADRLLPTACDWTRAGESARGEEDGDAFLYAQNAGHDITTPPLLPIGLSDLPPATAQATETARTAFWQLVLGKLTGAVRP; this comes from the coding sequence GTGACGCGCGGCTCCAGGCAGAGGCGTCGCGCCCTCGGGCTGACCGTCGTCGGTGCGATCATCGCACTGCTGCTCTCGGCCTGCGCGGGCGCGGCCGGCGGTGGGGCGCGCTTCGTCTTCAGCCGGTTCGCCGACCGGACCACCGAGCCGGTCGCCATCCAAGTCGCGGGTCTGCAACCGGCGGAGACCGTCGTGCTCACCGCCCGCGTCACGACCCCTGCGGGTGCGTGGTCGTCCCGCGCGGTGTACGACGTCCCGGCGAACGGCCGGATCCGGCTGTGGGCGCAGGAGCCGCTGGCGGCCCCCTATCCGTCGCCCGACGGCGCTGGGCTGCTGTGGAGCCTGAAGGGACCCTCGCTGAGCCAGCAGCAACTGGAGGCGCAGTGGGCGTTCGGGGCGTTCGACGTCCGCTTCTCGGCGGAGCAGGAGGGGCGCCAGGTCGCGTCGGCGCAGCTGCATCGCGCGCCGCTGGCGGCGGGGACCACCGATCGGGATGTGCTGGGCAGCGATGTTCAGGCGACGGGCGACCCGGAGGCGTCCGGGTTCGCGCCGACGGCACGGGTGGGGCGGCTCGTCGACTCGGTGCCGACACCGGTCGACCTGCGGCCGGGCGTCATCCTCATCGACGGCGACGACGGGGGCGCCTCCGGCGCCTTCGCCGCGCGGATGATCGCCTCCGCCGGGTTCCCCGTCCTCGTCCTGCCCGCGTTCGTTCCCGCCGGGCAGATCCCGGGCTCCGCGGCGCTCTCGGTCGAGACCTTCGATTCGGCGCTCAGCTGGTTCTCGTCGCTGCCCATCGTCGACGAGGACAGGATCTTCGTCTACGGCACGGGCCGGGCGTCATCCCTGGCGCTGTGGTTCGCCGCCAACGATCCCGACCGCATCCACGGGGCGTTCGCGGCAACGGGGGCGACCGCGCTGCAGTGCACGTCCGCTGCGGGCAGCCCGCTGCTGATCCAGCACGGCCGCCCTCTGCCGTGCGCGAACCCCGAGCGCACGATCGCCGGGACGGACATCCTCCCGCTGCAGCGCATCTCGGGACCGCTCGTGCTGGCGTGCGGCACGGCGGACCGGCTGCTGCCGACGGCCTGCGACTGGACCAGGGCGGGGGAGTCGGCGCGCGGCGAGGAGGACGGGGATGCGTTCCTCTACGCCCAGAACGCCGGCCACGACATCACCACGCCGCCGCTGCTCCCCATCGGGCTCAGCGACCTCCCGCCGGCCACTGCTCAGGCGACCGAGACCGCCCGGACCGCCTTCTGGCAGCTCGTGCTCGGGAAGCTGACCGGGGCGGTCCGACCATGA
- a CDS encoding DUF1254 domain-containing protein, which translates to MTEQLTELATEAYVVGFPLVFDLEQVVRFTEQGIGEVPPTPYNAFGHARTLAGPEDEFVSINNDTVYSIAQVDLGVGPIRLSVPEAGDRYYVLQFVDAWTNNFAYVGTRATGGGAGEFLLLPPGAVEDPEHSPDVPVIRFPTRVATIVGRWAVDGEADLPAVHELQDALTLTPVNETFAPPEGVPAVSAGQDEALDFFEKLRVWSQAFPPAERDREALESYAPLGLVSPYTVAEQPDGVREALGTGYALGKEALESALRTSGTLVDHWLVNLHVFDYNLDFFEVGAIDAPEWKLIDPRTRYAHRAAAALGGLWGNHAYEAAYIMTYEDADGEPLDGAHTYRLRLSPTPPVGAFWSLTMYDLPHYYLVRNPIDRYSVGDRTEGLVYDDDGGLTITMSATRPTDEKAAANWLPAPAGGFRPILRLYLPGDEVVDGRYAVPAIERIG; encoded by the coding sequence GTGACCGAGCAGTTGACCGAACTGGCGACTGAGGCCTACGTCGTCGGCTTTCCGCTGGTGTTCGACCTGGAGCAGGTCGTCCGTTTCACCGAGCAGGGCATCGGAGAGGTGCCTCCCACCCCGTACAACGCGTTCGGGCACGCGCGCACGCTGGCCGGCCCGGAGGACGAGTTCGTCTCCATCAATAACGACACGGTGTACTCCATCGCGCAGGTCGACCTCGGCGTCGGGCCGATCCGGCTGTCCGTGCCCGAGGCCGGTGACCGCTACTACGTCCTCCAGTTCGTCGACGCCTGGACGAACAACTTCGCGTATGTCGGCACCCGTGCGACCGGCGGCGGCGCGGGGGAGTTCCTCCTGCTCCCCCCGGGCGCGGTCGAGGACCCCGAGCACAGCCCCGACGTCCCGGTGATCCGGTTCCCCACGCGGGTGGCGACGATCGTCGGCCGCTGGGCGGTCGATGGAGAAGCCGACCTTCCGGCGGTGCATGAACTCCAAGACGCGCTCACCCTGACCCCGGTCAACGAGACGTTCGCGCCACCTGAGGGCGTTCCCGCCGTCTCCGCCGGGCAGGACGAGGCGCTCGACTTCTTCGAGAAGCTGCGGGTGTGGTCGCAGGCGTTCCCTCCGGCGGAGCGCGACCGCGAGGCGCTCGAGTCGTACGCTCCGCTCGGTCTGGTGAGTCCGTACACGGTCGCCGAGCAGCCGGACGGCGTCCGCGAGGCGCTCGGCACCGGCTACGCGCTCGGCAAGGAGGCCCTCGAATCGGCTCTCCGCACCTCCGGCACTCTGGTCGACCACTGGCTGGTGAACCTGCACGTCTTCGACTACAACCTCGACTTCTTCGAGGTGGGCGCCATCGATGCGCCCGAGTGGAAGCTGATCGACCCGCGCACGCGCTACGCGCACCGCGCCGCCGCGGCTCTGGGCGGCCTGTGGGGCAACCACGCCTATGAGGCGGCGTACATCATGACGTACGAGGATGCGGATGGCGAGCCGTTGGACGGCGCGCACACCTACCGGCTGCGGCTGAGCCCCACGCCGCCGGTCGGCGCGTTCTGGTCGCTGACGATGTACGACCTGCCGCACTACTACCTCGTCCGCAACCCCATCGACCGCTACTCGGTGGGGGACCGGACGGAGGGGCTCGTGTACGACGACGACGGAGGACTGACCATCACGATGAGCGCCACCCGACCGACCGACGAGAAGGCCGCCGCCAACTGGCTGCCGGCGCCCGCGGGCGGCTTCCGCCCCATCCTGCGCCTGTACCTGCCCGGCGATGAGGTCGTGGACGGCCGCTACGCCGTGCCGGCGATCGAGCGGATCGGCTGA
- the pta gene encoding phosphate acetyltransferase: MARSIYITSAEGHTGKSTVALGVLESLRHSVGRVGVFRPIARSTDERDYVLELLLQRNTADITYEEALGVTYEDVHADADAALGEIVRRFRAVESRCDTVVILGSDYTDVGSPTELGYNARIAANLGAPALLVLGGRIGQGFGERLGQADPRSAEELRQLAEIAVAELRAEHASLLAVIANRADSGMLDEIVAAVGSVVGAAAEAAGSADRPPVWAIPEDPFLVAPSIRSIMEETGATLLAGEEALLTREALGVVVAGMSMNNVLPRLVDGAVVVVPGDRTEVLLAVLMANAAGTFPSIAGVVLSGGFDLPEPIQRLLAGLRSPLPIVRTGLDTYETVVRITHARGRLAADSQRKYDTALALFERHVDAAALLARLNVSRHDVVTPLMFEYDLIERARAAKKHIVLPEGEDDRILRAAHTLLARGVADLTILGEPFEVRSRAIELGLDLSGAEVISPFDDVLRLRFAEEYARLRAHKGITLDQASDTVTDASYFGTMMVHLGLADGMVSGAAHTTAHTIRPAFEIIKTTPGVSVVSSVFLMALADRVLVYGDCAVIPDPTSEQLADIAISSAKTADQFGIEPRVAMLSYSTGDSGAGADVEKVRIATELVRERAPELAVAGPIQYDAAADAAVGAAKMPGSDVAGRATVFIFPDLNTGNNTYKAVQRSAGAVAIGPVLQGLRKPINDLSRGATVDDIVDTVAITAIQAALS, encoded by the coding sequence GTGGCGCGCTCCATCTACATCACCTCCGCCGAAGGTCACACCGGTAAGTCGACGGTCGCGCTGGGCGTCCTGGAGTCGCTGCGCCACTCGGTGGGCCGGGTCGGCGTCTTCCGCCCGATCGCGCGATCGACGGACGAGCGGGACTACGTGCTCGAACTGCTGCTGCAGCGCAACACGGCCGACATCACCTACGAGGAGGCGCTCGGCGTCACCTACGAGGACGTCCACGCCGACGCGGATGCGGCGCTCGGCGAGATCGTGCGGCGCTTCCGGGCGGTGGAGTCGCGCTGCGACACGGTCGTGATCCTCGGCTCCGACTACACCGACGTCGGCAGCCCCACCGAGCTCGGGTACAACGCACGGATCGCCGCGAACCTGGGGGCGCCGGCGCTCCTCGTGCTCGGCGGACGGATCGGACAGGGCTTCGGCGAGCGCCTCGGCCAGGCCGATCCGCGGTCGGCGGAGGAGCTGCGTCAGCTCGCCGAGATCGCCGTCGCCGAGCTGCGCGCGGAGCACGCGAGCCTGCTCGCGGTCATCGCCAACCGGGCCGACAGCGGGATGCTCGACGAGATCGTCGCCGCGGTCGGCTCCGTCGTCGGTGCTGCTGCCGAGGCTGCGGGCAGTGCGGACCGGCCGCCGGTGTGGGCGATCCCGGAGGACCCCTTCCTGGTCGCGCCGAGCATCCGCTCGATCATGGAGGAGACCGGAGCGACGCTGCTGGCCGGCGAGGAGGCGCTCCTGACACGCGAAGCGCTGGGCGTCGTCGTCGCCGGCATGTCCATGAACAACGTGCTCCCGCGCCTGGTCGACGGCGCCGTTGTGGTCGTTCCGGGCGATCGGACGGAGGTGCTGCTCGCGGTGCTCATGGCGAACGCGGCGGGCACGTTCCCCTCCATCGCGGGCGTCGTGCTCAGCGGCGGGTTCGACCTCCCCGAGCCGATTCAGCGGCTGCTCGCAGGCCTGCGCTCGCCGCTGCCGATCGTGCGGACCGGTCTCGACACGTACGAGACGGTCGTCCGCATCACCCACGCCCGTGGCCGGCTGGCCGCCGACTCGCAGCGCAAGTACGACACCGCGCTCGCGCTGTTCGAACGGCATGTGGATGCGGCCGCCCTGCTCGCGCGGCTCAATGTCTCGCGCCACGACGTCGTCACCCCGCTCATGTTCGAGTACGACCTGATCGAGCGGGCCCGTGCTGCGAAGAAGCACATCGTGCTGCCGGAGGGCGAGGACGACCGCATCCTGCGCGCCGCCCATACCCTGCTCGCGCGCGGGGTCGCCGACCTGACGATCCTGGGCGAGCCGTTCGAGGTGCGCTCCCGCGCGATCGAGCTGGGCCTCGACCTCTCGGGGGCCGAGGTGATCAGCCCCTTCGACGACGTGCTGCGCCTGCGGTTCGCCGAGGAGTACGCCCGCCTGCGCGCTCACAAGGGGATCACGCTCGACCAGGCCTCCGACACCGTCACCGACGCCTCCTACTTCGGCACCATGATGGTCCACCTGGGACTCGCCGACGGGATGGTGTCGGGCGCCGCGCACACGACGGCGCACACCATCCGCCCGGCGTTCGAGATCATCAAGACCACGCCGGGCGTCTCCGTCGTCTCCAGCGTGTTCCTGATGGCGCTCGCGGACCGGGTGCTCGTCTACGGCGACTGCGCCGTCATCCCCGATCCGACCTCCGAGCAGCTTGCCGACATCGCCATCTCGTCCGCGAAGACGGCCGACCAGTTCGGCATCGAGCCACGGGTCGCGATGCTCTCGTACTCGACCGGCGACTCGGGCGCGGGCGCCGACGTGGAGAAGGTGCGCATCGCGACGGAACTGGTGCGCGAGCGCGCCCCGGAACTGGCGGTGGCCGGTCCCATCCAGTACGACGCGGCGGCGGATGCGGCCGTCGGCGCGGCGAAGATGCCCGGATCGGACGTGGCCGGGCGAGCGACCGTGTTCATCTTCCCGGACCTCAACACCGGCAACAACACCTACAAGGCGGTGCAGCGGAGTGCAGGCGCCGTCGCGATCGGGCCGGTGCTGCAGGGCCTGCGCAAGCCGATCAACGACCTGTCACGCGGCGCGACCGTGGACGACATCGTCGACACGGTGGCCATCACCGCGATCCAGGCGGCCCTCTCATGA